A genome region from Lytechinus pictus isolate F3 Inbred chromosome 14, Lp3.0, whole genome shotgun sequence includes the following:
- the LOC129276205 gene encoding uncharacterized protein DDB_G0271670-like codes for MILRPEDEKITGQQRRVSFTGVGSSRTSLCASPDDEKVANCNEHISQSHGNYDNNQSSIPSSGDVNDNVKSEGGHDGTVNGEDDQFGHDHREDDEMLVSRNHFGNEGVGANGRDDKEVEGDDDVENEQEDPKFSANDVDDDESSKTSASRDENGVHGDNSQGCEELLGDQHVPAHGGERESVDDDQRHPTSSHSSEIKGSMSMDSPRSSSHHDKNFDVKPNQSDSARSLQSSTSKRQGETSRKCSDASTSATRSRRSSSSSSSSSGSSSGSSTESSSGSDSDSSSTNSDSESSCSSSCSSSSSSSSSNSDSSSSSSSGSDSASSCTDDTERQNYNTRAGKRYRVSSKKSRRASSSDSGRLSSDSGTCSSDSSRSSPDSGRSSLSFASELEGRNKKKKSREPDGQCAQTSTKSHERMKQYEQSQRIVHQETCSPVCVIS; via the exons atgatattaagaCCGGAAGATGAAAAGATCACAGGCCAACAGAGAAGGGTATCATTCACTGGAGTCGGGTCTTCTCGGACGAGTCTGTGTGCTTCGCCCGATGACGAAAAGGTGGCTAATTGTAACGAACATATTAGTCAAAGCCATGGTAATTATGATAACAATCAAAGTTCAATTCCTAGTTCAGGCGATGTTAATGACAATGTCAAGAGCGAGGGTGGTCATGATGGTACGGTCAATGGTGAGGACGACCAATTCGGACATGATCACCGCGAAGATGACGAGATGTTGGtaagccgaaaccatttcggcAACGAAGGTGTTGGCGCGAATGGAAGAGATGACAAAGAAGTCGAAGGCGATGATGACGTCGAAAATGAGCAAGAGGACCCCAAGTTTTCTGCCAACGATGTAGATGACGATGAGAGTTCGAAGACGTCAGCCTCTCGGGATGAAAACGGCGTGCACGGGGACAACAGCCAAGGGTGCGAGGAATTGTTAGGAGACCAACATGTTCCAGCACACGGGGGCGAGCGTGAATCTGTCGATGATGACCAGCGCCATCCAACATCATCACATTCATCAGAAATCAAAGGCTCAATGTCGATGGACTCCCCGCGATCATCATCCCATCATGATAAGAACTTTGACGTTAAACCCAATCAGAGCGACTCGGCGCGAAGTCTTCAAAGTTCGACGTCGAAACGTCAGGGTGAAACGAGTCGGAAATGTTCAGATGCGAGTACAAGTGCCACCAGGAGTCGACGATcgtcatcctcatcctcatcgtCGTCTGGGTCGTCATCGGGGTCTAGTACCGA ATCATCATCGGGGAGTGATTCGGATTCAAGTTCTACCAATTCAGACTCTGAGTCGTCATGTTCCTCTTCCTGTtcgtcatcgtcgtcgtcatcatcgagCAACTCTGATAGCAGTTCGTCATCATCGTCCGGAAGCGATTCAGCCTCATCGTGTACTGATGATACGGAAAGGCAGAATTACAATACTCGAGCTGGAAAACGATATCGCGTTTCATCAAAAAAGTCCAGACGGGCATCGAGTTCGGATTCCGGTCGGTTGAGTTCGGATTCCGGTACGTGTAGTTCGGATTCCAGTAGGTCAAGTCCTGATTCCGGTCGGTCAAGTTTGTCTTTCGCGTCTGAACTTGAAGGCaggaataagaaaaagaaaagcagGGAGCCGGACGGGCAGTGTGCCCAAACTTCAACGAAGTCACATGAAAGAATGAAACAATATGAACAATCCCAGAGAATAGTTCATCAAGAAACGTGTTCCCCTGTTTGCGTCATATCTTAA
- the LOC129276576 gene encoding uncharacterized protein LOC129276576 has protein sequence MNPIEYEQHLRFMQLYNAAVATQEQDLVSRSLRRMRRHNSYTHLGPTSRSYPPPVRRADSSGQLEINQKGISRTSSESGYNSNLEHRRLSRSLDRGLTKRSSTLSDSGAYEGYPRVRRVSVIRKDSDIRPPTPPIIKRKSSSTRSNDSMTPSVRFSTVEDIMAAYGHGNSWSGRYKPRHSIDRESHISAHSMKEYDDRQGRRSSSVSRGHDDFDGGRRSSREHRKKSSSSSRYGRRPSVPGRRASVSSRRSSIASGSRRPSITNRVSYNDEPRVSIVNPNGIEGAEIMQRLSRVSSELKEWERSLIMSRRNSAHSRRSSNASRRRSTSGRRRSSVGDSTSSSSDSSSDSDSDSDSDSSSSGSGTTDSDSDSSSSSGSDSESDSETDNGKERKSSNSTSAMPNNNGNGGNDVADGGRTAQTNGGMAFAMDGAGQWERSEPNNSSSLCVIL, from the exons ATGAATCCTATAGAATATGAGCAACATTTACGGTTCATGCAGCTATACAATGCAGCAGTGGCGACTCAAGAGCAAGACTTGGTGTCCAGGTCCTTACGTCGGATGCGACGCCATAATTCGTATACACACCTTGGGCCAACCTCGCGCAGTTACCCTCCTCCGGTGAGGCGAGCGGACAGCAGCGGCCAGCTGGAGATCAACCAGAAAGGCATCAGCAGGACTTCATCAGAATCAGGGTACAACTCGAACCTCGAACATCGACGTCTGTCCCGTTCTCTGGATCGTGGGCTTACGAAGAGGAGTTCGACCTTGAGTGATTCAGGGGCCTATGAAGGCTACCCGAGGGTCCGGCGAGTTAGTGTAATCCGGAAAGACTCGGATATCCGCCCACCGACGCCACCGATTATCAAACGAAAAAGCTCATCAACCCGAAGTAATGACTCGATGACTCCTAGTGTTAGGTTCTCAACGGTTGAAGATATCATGGCTGCATATGGACACGGTAACTCATGGAGTGGACGCTACAAGCCGAGACATTCCATTGACCGTGAATCTCATATCAGTGCACACTctatgaaagaatatgatgaTAGACAAGGAAGACGATCATCTTCGGTGAGTCGTGGCCACGACGATTTCGACGGTGGACGCCGTTCTTCGCGCGAACATCGTAagaaatcatcatcatccagtCGGTATGGTAGAAGGCCATCCGTACCAGGTCGGAGAGCTTCGGTGTCGAGTCGGCGATCTTCGATTGCAAGCGGATCTCGGCGGCCCAGTATCACCAACCGAGTATCGTACAATGATGAACCTCGGGTGTCCATCGTTAACCCGAATGGAATCGAAGGTGCCGAGATTATGCAGAGATTGTCGAGGGTTTCTAGCGAACTGAAGGAATGGGAGAGGTCGTTGATTATGAGCAGAAGGAACTCGGCGCACAGTAGGAGATCATCCAACGCTAGCAGGAGACGATCCACGAGTGGCAGAAGAAG ATCGTCGGTCGGAGATTCGACTTCAAGCTCTAGTGATTCCAGTTCTGATTCAGACTCGGACTCTGACTCCGATTCCAGTTCATCCGGATCGGGTACTACCGACTCGGATAGTGACAGCAGTTCCAGTTCTGGATCCGATAGCGAGAGCGACTCAGAAACAGATAAtggcaaagaaagaaaatcttCGAATTCCACGAGTGCGATGCCGAACAATAACGGGAACGGCGGAAATGACGTCGCTGACGGCGGTAGAACGGCACAAACAAACGGCGGTATGGCGTTCGCGATGGATGGAGCTGGGCAATGGGAGAGGAGCGAACCCAACAACTCCTCAAGTCTTTGCGTGATTCTTTAA